In Ochrobactrum sp. Marseille-Q0166, a single genomic region encodes these proteins:
- the ribB gene encoding 3,4-dihydroxy-2-butanone-4-phosphate synthase, whose protein sequence is MSYNQKQVVDALRAFERGEIVVVMDDDGRENEGDLIVAAVHCTPEKMAFIVRYTSGIVCTPMTRDEAKRLNLAPMVAENESAHTTAFTVTVDYRHGTTTGISAEDRTLTVRNLANPNAGASDFVRPGHIFPLIAREGGVLMRSGHTEAAVDLCKLANLPPIGVICELINDDGTVMRGPDVTAFAEKHALHRVTVADLIAYRQRKETLVKRIGDANIDTCAGPAHAYTYELPWEPMQHVAVVFGDIRAGENVPVRLHREDVLSDVFGKGGNNLDEIMKRMSKEGRGVLVYLREGSVGVRADHRDARAREALLGEHEAHAEAVAREEEWRQIGLGAQILKDLGITSIVLLASRERHYVGLDGFGIDIVRTEII, encoded by the coding sequence ATGAGCTATAATCAGAAACAGGTCGTTGATGCGCTGCGCGCTTTCGAGCGTGGCGAAATTGTTGTCGTGATGGATGATGACGGACGTGAGAACGAAGGCGATCTTATCGTTGCCGCCGTTCACTGCACGCCGGAAAAAATGGCCTTCATCGTTCGGTACACATCTGGCATCGTCTGCACGCCAATGACGCGGGACGAAGCCAAGCGTCTTAATCTGGCGCCAATGGTGGCAGAAAATGAGTCCGCTCACACAACGGCTTTCACCGTCACTGTTGATTACCGCCACGGCACCACGACCGGCATTTCGGCTGAAGATCGCACGCTCACAGTGCGCAATCTCGCAAACCCCAACGCCGGTGCTTCGGATTTCGTGCGTCCTGGCCATATTTTCCCGCTGATTGCGCGTGAAGGCGGCGTGCTGATGCGCTCCGGTCACACAGAAGCGGCTGTTGATCTTTGCAAGCTCGCAAACCTGCCGCCGATTGGTGTGATCTGCGAACTGATCAATGATGACGGTACGGTCATGCGTGGCCCTGATGTGACGGCGTTTGCTGAAAAGCACGCGCTGCATCGCGTAACCGTGGCCGACCTCATTGCCTATCGTCAGCGCAAGGAAACGCTGGTCAAGCGTATTGGCGACGCAAATATAGACACCTGCGCCGGTCCCGCTCATGCCTATACCTACGAATTGCCATGGGAGCCGATGCAGCATGTAGCTGTTGTATTTGGTGATATTCGGGCTGGCGAAAATGTACCTGTTCGCCTGCACCGTGAAGATGTGCTGAGCGATGTTTTCGGTAAAGGCGGCAACAACCTCGACGAGATCATGAAGCGCATGAGCAAGGAAGGCCGCGGCGTTCTTGTTTATCTGCGTGAAGGTTCTGTCGGCGTTCGTGCCGATCACCGTGATGCGCGTGCGCGCGAAGCTCTGCTTGGCGAACACGAAGCCCATGCAGAAGCTGTTGCGCGCGAGGAAGAATGGCGGCAGATCGGTCTTGGTGCACAGATACTCAAGGATCTCGGCATTACATCGATCGTGCTGCTGGCATCGCGTGAGCGACACTATGTTGGTCTTGACGGCTTCGGTATCGATATTGTGCGTACGGAAATCATCTGA
- a CDS encoding DUF1344 domain-containing protein, with protein MQYIVGLLFIIASLFSTVAMADDVEGKITGINQDKETITLDDGKTYKLPGEFDYSAITKGMKVIILYDEADNTRFVTDIQEAP; from the coding sequence ATGCAATACATCGTGGGACTGCTCTTCATCATTGCCTCGCTCTTTTCGACAGTCGCCATGGCCGATGATGTTGAAGGAAAGATCACCGGCATCAACCAGGATAAGGAAACAATTACACTGGATGATGGCAAGACCTACAAATTGCCTGGCGAGTTTGATTATTCGGCCATCACCAAGGGCATGAAGGTGATCATTCTCTATGATGAAGCCGACAACACCCGCTTTGTAACCGACATTCAGGAGGCCCCTTGA
- a CDS encoding YidB family protein, translating into MGSYDDNSKNSPIPGGSLAKPVLIALGALLVGKMLKGHSDEPEKPASIPDQSAPQQADSGGGLLGGILGGLGGLLGGTLASGGAASAPAAPGPLGGGLGGLLDQLKQAGLGDKVDSWVGQGTNHQIEPGQLGDALGSKTLSEIAAHAGIDQQELLDQLSQVLPGLVDKLTTNGQVPDTNELSRLLHNR; encoded by the coding sequence ATGGGAAGTTATGACGACAATTCCAAGAACTCGCCGATCCCCGGCGGCAGCCTTGCCAAGCCGGTTCTGATAGCGCTCGGCGCGCTTTTGGTCGGTAAGATGCTGAAAGGCCACAGCGACGAGCCTGAAAAACCTGCCTCGATTCCAGATCAATCTGCGCCACAACAGGCGGATAGCGGAGGCGGCTTGCTAGGCGGGATTCTGGGTGGTCTTGGTGGTTTGCTTGGAGGCACTTTGGCCAGCGGCGGTGCAGCATCCGCTCCGGCGGCTCCCGGTCCGCTTGGCGGCGGCCTTGGGGGGCTTCTTGATCAGCTCAAGCAGGCAGGTCTGGGCGATAAGGTGGATTCCTGGGTTGGGCAGGGTACCAATCATCAAATTGAGCCCGGCCAGCTCGGGGATGCGCTCGGGAGTAAAACACTGAGCGAAATTGCAGCGCATGCGGGTATCGACCAGCAGGAACTGCTCGATCAGTTGTCACAGGTACTGCCCGGTCTGGTAGACAAGCTGACGACCAATGGACAGGTGCCAGACACGAACGAATTGTCGCGCCTGTTGCACAATCGCTGA
- a CDS encoding histidine phosphatase family protein — protein sequence MAREIIYFSRHGETDWNVAQRIQGQLDIDINAHGRTQADRNGDMLKSLIGDGAGYDFVASPLRRTRETMERIRLRMGLDPYDFRTDPQLMEVNFGDWQGFMMEDIAKEREDLLEARAKDKWNFIPPGETAESYMRLSQRIGRWVEAVEWPTVCVTHGGCIRTLFYLYGDMDGHDAAHLSIPQDKILKFESGKLEWV from the coding sequence TTGGCACGGGAAATAATCTACTTTTCGCGTCACGGTGAGACGGACTGGAATGTAGCGCAGCGCATTCAGGGGCAGTTGGATATTGATATCAATGCCCATGGTCGTACGCAGGCAGACCGCAATGGCGATATGCTGAAGTCGCTGATCGGGGATGGCGCCGGTTACGATTTTGTTGCAAGCCCTCTGCGACGCACGCGTGAAACCATGGAGCGCATTCGTCTGCGCATGGGCCTTGATCCTTATGATTTCCGCACTGACCCGCAATTGATGGAAGTGAATTTCGGCGATTGGCAGGGCTTCATGATGGAAGACATTGCCAAAGAACGCGAAGACCTTCTTGAAGCGCGTGCCAAAGACAAATGGAATTTCATACCGCCTGGTGAGACAGCCGAAAGCTATATGCGCCTTTCTCAGCGTATCGGCCGCTGGGTAGAAGCTGTTGAATGGCCAACCGTCTGCGTGACGCATGGCGGCTGCATTCGTACGCTATTCTACCTTTATGGTGATATGGATGGCCACGATGCGGCCCACCTTTCTATCCCCCAAGATAAGATCCTGAAGTTCGAAAGCGGCAAGCTTGAGTGGGTGTGA
- a CDS encoding porin, with protein MRVKHFLCASAAVFSFASAAQAADAIVAPEPEAVEYVRVCDAYGAGYFYIPGTETCLRIHGYIRYDITGGDDVYAKTLAKRERDTYDMTSRFELSLSTASETDLGTLKTYADARFDWNNGVSGASGELRYAYIQLGGLRLGLDESAFVTFTGYLGDVINDDVILAGGTRTNAISYTFKGGNGFSAIIALEQGQAANSDFNKSVLIDDYMPYVVGGLKLAQDWGSIAGVAAYDALNEEWMGKVRLDVNVTDQLSVWAQGAYKSNDDHYIAGVRQIDSFYGTWGGDWAVWGGAKYKINKKAAFNIQAAYEEAGRFAGTMNVAYTLVPGFTVTPEISYTKWNDDRSVLKGKDAIQGMVRFQRSF; from the coding sequence ATGAGGGTTAAGCATTTTCTCTGCGCTTCAGCTGCAGTATTTTCGTTCGCCTCCGCTGCACAGGCTGCTGATGCGATTGTTGCACCAGAGCCGGAAGCCGTAGAGTATGTTCGCGTTTGCGATGCCTACGGCGCGGGTTACTTCTACATTCCAGGCACTGAAACCTGCCTTCGCATCCATGGTTACATTCGTTACGACATCACGGGCGGTGATGACGTTTACGCAAAGACCCTGGCTAAGCGCGAGCGCGACACCTACGACATGACGTCGCGTTTTGAGCTTAGCTTGTCCACTGCAAGCGAAACTGATCTGGGCACGCTCAAGACCTATGCCGATGCCCGTTTTGACTGGAACAATGGCGTGAGCGGTGCGAGCGGTGAGCTTCGCTATGCCTATATCCAGCTTGGCGGTCTTCGTCTTGGTCTTGATGAATCGGCATTTGTGACCTTCACCGGCTACCTTGGAGACGTCATCAATGACGACGTTATTCTGGCTGGTGGCACCCGTACCAACGCCATCAGCTACACCTTCAAGGGCGGCAACGGCTTCTCGGCCATCATCGCTCTGGAACAGGGTCAGGCTGCAAACAGCGACTTTAACAAGTCTGTTCTGATTGACGACTACATGCCATATGTTGTTGGTGGCTTGAAGCTCGCTCAGGATTGGGGTTCAATCGCCGGTGTTGCAGCTTACGACGCCCTCAATGAAGAGTGGATGGGTAAGGTTCGCCTCGACGTCAACGTCACCGACCAGCTCTCGGTCTGGGCGCAGGGCGCTTACAAGTCGAACGACGATCACTACATTGCTGGCGTTCGTCAGATTGACAGCTTCTATGGCACCTGGGGTGGTGATTGGGCTGTATGGGGTGGCGCGAAGTACAAGATCAACAAGAAGGCCGCCTTCAACATTCAGGCCGCTTACGAAGAAGCTGGTCGTTTTGCAGGTACGATGAATGTCGCCTATACGCTCGTACCGGGCTTCACTGTAACGCCAGAAATCTCCTATACCAAGTGGAATGATGATCGTTCCGTACTCAAGGGCAAGGATGCCATACAGGGTATGGTGCGCTTCCAGCGCTCGTTCTGA
- a CDS encoding DedA family protein codes for MGFIDHYIAAYGAFAIFVIVYFESFGAPLPGESALIACSLLALHGTLHIEHVLIAVFIGAVLGDCTGYIIGRYGGRALILKYGHRVKLTPERLEHFEKMFETKGIYVVATARFVVLLRQLNGIIAGSMKMPPLHFMAANIVGAAGWTLVWGLGPYMLSGALAPYAAHLKHILH; via the coding sequence ATGGGTTTCATCGATCATTACATCGCAGCTTATGGCGCCTTTGCGATATTTGTTATCGTGTATTTTGAATCGTTTGGTGCGCCGCTTCCCGGTGAAAGTGCCCTGATCGCATGTTCTTTGCTTGCTCTACACGGCACTTTGCACATTGAGCATGTACTGATTGCCGTCTTTATCGGTGCAGTCCTTGGAGACTGTACCGGCTACATCATCGGGCGTTATGGCGGTCGTGCATTGATCTTGAAATATGGTCATCGCGTTAAACTCACGCCGGAACGGCTGGAACATTTTGAAAAAATGTTTGAAACAAAGGGCATCTATGTTGTTGCGACAGCACGCTTTGTCGTGTTGCTACGCCAATTAAACGGCATCATTGCCGGGTCTATGAAAATGCCACCTCTGCATTTTATGGCCGCCAATATTGTCGGTGCCGCGGGCTGGACATTGGTGTGGGGGCTCGGTCCCTATATGCTCAGCGGCGCACTTGCGCCTTATGCTGCGCATCTCAAACATATACTCCATTAG
- the clcA gene encoding H(+)/Cl(-) exchange transporter ClcA: MDDPIKLLDRPGNRWAQARYVFFAALTGIFTGTVGSYFHLIIDTLMTWPQRLGEYFVGNNLIVAAAIITMCCTVLSVFVVRRVAPEAGGSGVQEIEGAMEGLREVRWKRVLPVKFLMGITSISSGLVLGREGPTIHIGASLGAAVTDFFKVSETERRGILAAGAAAGLACAFNAPLAGVLFIIEETHKQFPYTFRTYMGVIAAALLATVMTQIIGGTAPDLSMPDVKASLEYLPAFVVLGCALGFIGVALNGGIMWAVNFAARMQQRVPYLYPALIGLCIGALFIVLPYSVTGGEHIIMELAHQKTALVLLLLLACARFFTMIGSYSSGVPGGIFAPMLTLATCVGLAFSGLLELALPSTIDAAPLAFAIAAMGGLFTASVRAPVVGVVLTLELTAAYGMTMPLIATCLTANLVAQWIGGKPIYEQLLDRTLAQAGIKPKDRPAESQTGLA, encoded by the coding sequence ATGGATGATCCGATCAAGCTGCTCGACAGACCAGGCAATCGCTGGGCGCAAGCACGCTATGTGTTCTTTGCAGCTTTAACCGGAATCTTCACCGGAACAGTCGGATCTTATTTTCATTTGATTATCGACACCCTGATGACATGGCCCCAGAGGCTCGGTGAATATTTCGTCGGAAACAATCTCATTGTGGCCGCAGCGATCATCACCATGTGCTGCACGGTGCTGTCGGTTTTTGTCGTGCGACGCGTGGCGCCGGAAGCGGGTGGCAGCGGCGTTCAGGAAATCGAAGGTGCGATGGAAGGATTGCGTGAAGTCCGCTGGAAGCGTGTACTGCCTGTCAAATTTCTGATGGGTATTACCTCGATCTCCTCCGGGCTGGTGCTTGGGCGCGAAGGTCCAACGATCCATATCGGTGCATCGCTGGGTGCGGCCGTTACAGATTTTTTCAAAGTCAGCGAGACAGAAAGGCGTGGTATACTTGCCGCCGGTGCAGCCGCGGGTCTCGCCTGCGCTTTTAATGCACCACTCGCAGGCGTTCTGTTCATCATTGAAGAAACGCACAAGCAGTTTCCCTATACATTCCGCACCTATATGGGTGTTATTGCAGCCGCTCTGCTTGCTACGGTCATGACCCAGATTATCGGCGGCACCGCTCCTGATTTATCGATGCCGGACGTTAAAGCATCGCTGGAATATCTGCCCGCTTTCGTCGTGCTCGGCTGCGCGCTCGGTTTCATCGGTGTGGCGCTCAATGGCGGCATCATGTGGGCGGTCAATTTTGCCGCCCGTATGCAGCAACGCGTGCCATATCTTTATCCGGCTCTCATTGGTCTTTGCATTGGGGCGCTGTTCATTGTGCTGCCCTATTCTGTTACCGGCGGTGAGCATATCATCATGGAACTTGCCCATCAGAAAACCGCACTCGTCCTTTTGCTTCTTCTGGCTTGTGCGCGCTTTTTCACGATGATTGGCAGCTATTCTAGCGGTGTTCCGGGTGGGATTTTTGCGCCCATGCTGACACTTGCAACCTGTGTCGGCCTTGCTTTTTCAGGCCTGTTGGAACTGGCTCTGCCGAGTACAATAGATGCCGCGCCTCTGGCTTTTGCGATTGCCGCAATGGGCGGACTGTTCACCGCATCCGTGCGTGCGCCTGTGGTGGGAGTTGTTCTGACGCTAGAGTTGACTGCAGCCTATGGCATGACAATGCCGCTGATTGCTACCTGTCTCACGGCCAACCTCGTGGCCCAATGGATTGGCGGCAAGCCTATCTACGAGCAACTCCTCGACCGCACATTGGCACAGGCTGGCATCAAGCCAAAAGACAGGCCAGCAGAATCACAGACCGGATTGGCTTGA
- a CDS encoding RES family NAD+ phosphorylase, giving the protein MVSGLAQKRYVHWSQTFRIIRSIHPPIDLFEDIADPRDWEALASVEEKTNPRIRFEIGDLGKVPAERRVSGQGATYVMAPFVHCSTTRPGRFSDGSYGIYYAADREAVAVAETIHHHEKFMRATDEEPGWTSDFRVLIGSIKQELDDVSKVPGVLDPVDYTASHIEGRELRGAGSHGLLWPSVRMRGGLCIGIFWPNVITIPVQGRHYSYHWNGARVDFVRQYDTGEVLAVT; this is encoded by the coding sequence ATGGTGAGCGGACTGGCTCAGAAAAGATATGTTCACTGGTCGCAGACGTTTCGCATCATCCGCTCCATCCATCCTCCGATCGACTTGTTTGAAGATATTGCGGACCCGCGTGACTGGGAGGCACTAGCTTCGGTCGAGGAAAAGACAAACCCGCGCATTCGCTTCGAGATCGGCGATCTTGGCAAGGTGCCGGCTGAGCGGCGGGTTTCCGGGCAAGGCGCAACCTACGTGATGGCACCTTTCGTGCATTGCTCAACCACCCGTCCGGGGCGCTTCAGTGACGGCAGTTACGGTATTTATTATGCCGCTGATCGCGAAGCTGTGGCCGTGGCCGAAACCATCCATCATCATGAAAAATTCATGCGTGCAACTGATGAAGAACCGGGTTGGACGTCGGATTTTCGGGTGCTGATTGGAAGCATCAAGCAAGAGCTGGACGATGTGAGCAAAGTACCCGGTGTGCTTGATCCGGTTGACTATACGGCGTCACATATCGAGGGAAGAGAGTTGCGTGGGGCGGGAAGCCATGGACTTCTCTGGCCGAGTGTGCGGATGCGCGGCGGACTTTGCATCGGGATTTTTTGGCCAAATGTTATAACGATTCCTGTTCAGGGGCGGCATTATAGCTATCACTGGAACGGAGCCCGTGTCGATTTTGTCCGCCAATACGACACGGGCGAAGTTCTCGCAGTGACTTGA
- a CDS encoding MbcA/ParS/Xre antitoxin family protein — MELHPISITPAGNLSKVITDEEAGALARTTVNLLKAWKLSDTEACTLLGEMSPRTWARWKDGSIGRIDRDLRMRMAHLMGIHKGLRYMFRDPARGYAWIRKPNASFGGLSALDLMLRGEISDLAALREWLNAERGAW; from the coding sequence ATGGAACTTCATCCCATCAGCATAACGCCTGCGGGCAATCTGTCGAAGGTCATTACCGATGAAGAAGCCGGCGCGCTGGCTCGCACCACCGTCAACTTATTGAAGGCATGGAAGCTCTCCGATACGGAAGCCTGCACATTGTTAGGCGAGATGTCGCCGCGCACATGGGCACGCTGGAAAGACGGGAGTATAGGCCGGATCGACCGTGATTTACGGATGCGCATGGCGCATCTGATGGGCATTCACAAAGGTTTGCGCTATATGTTCCGTGATCCTGCGCGGGGCTATGCATGGATCAGAAAGCCAAACGCTTCATTCGGCGGATTGTCGGCTTTGGATCTCATGTTGCGCGGTGAAATCTCTGATCTTGCAGCGCTGCGCGAATGGCTGAACGCGGAGCGTGGCGCATGGTGA
- a CDS encoding exodeoxyribonuclease VII small subunit has product MVTEPSNADIAVMSFEDALKQLEKIVDDLERGDVPLEESIRIYERGEALKKHCDTLLKSAEDKVEKIRVGRDGQPASTEPLDAE; this is encoded by the coding sequence ATGGTAACCGAACCGTCCAACGCCGACATTGCAGTTATGAGCTTCGAGGATGCCTTGAAGCAGCTTGAGAAGATCGTCGATGATCTTGAGCGGGGCGATGTGCCGCTGGAAGAGTCAATCCGTATTTATGAGCGCGGCGAAGCCTTGAAGAAGCATTGCGATACGCTGCTCAAATCTGCGGAAGACAAGGTCGAGAAAATCCGTGTTGGCCGCGATGGTCAGCCAGCGAGCACTGAGCCGCTCGACGCTGAATAA
- a CDS encoding GlsB/YeaQ/YmgE family stress response membrane protein, with protein sequence MSVISWIILGLIAGFIGSKIVNKSGQGVFFDIALGIVGAIVGGVLSSAVFGRGVTGAFDPISLIIAIIGSIIVLWAYHKITGKRSIG encoded by the coding sequence ATGTCTGTTATAAGCTGGATTATCCTAGGGCTGATTGCCGGCTTCATCGGCAGTAAAATCGTCAATAAAAGCGGCCAGGGGGTGTTCTTCGACATTGCATTAGGCATTGTCGGGGCCATCGTTGGCGGCGTTCTTTCTTCGGCTGTTTTTGGTCGCGGCGTCACAGGTGCTTTCGATCCGATAAGCCTGATTATTGCTATTATCGGATCGATCATTGTCCTGTGGGCCTATCACAAGATCACAGGCAAGCGTTCCATCGGCTAA
- a CDS encoding histone deacetylase family protein, whose amino-acid sequence MTTRLYWHPTYLDHIVPPGHPERPDRIRALMSELEGPDFYRLDRVKAEMASEDAILLVHPESYIDEIRRQIPDAIDDEEAPQPINKLGVDTYVSPKSWEAALLAVGAATAAVDDVFSGLADNVFVASRPPGHHAELATPMGFCLFNNVAIAARHAQRNHGAERIAIVDWDVHHGNGTQDIFKDDPSVLFCSTHQFPLFPGTGRKDEVGVGNIVNAPLSPNTGSREFREALNSRVLPALDDFQPDLILISAGFDAHFRDPLSEINLDEADFDWATGKLMERAERFCNHRLVSVLEGGYDLEGLSQSASSHITRLLKG is encoded by the coding sequence ATGACAACTCGGCTTTACTGGCATCCTACCTATCTAGACCATATCGTGCCGCCCGGACATCCCGAGCGGCCCGACCGCATTCGCGCGCTGATGAGCGAACTCGAAGGACCAGATTTTTACCGTCTTGATCGGGTAAAGGCTGAGATGGCGTCGGAAGATGCCATACTGCTTGTGCATCCTGAGAGCTATATCGATGAAATCCGCCGTCAAATTCCTGACGCTATTGATGATGAGGAAGCGCCGCAGCCGATCAACAAGCTCGGTGTTGATACCTATGTAAGCCCCAAAAGCTGGGAGGCAGCACTGCTGGCAGTTGGTGCCGCCACCGCTGCGGTTGATGATGTGTTTTCAGGGCTGGCGGATAATGTTTTTGTGGCTTCACGCCCACCCGGTCATCATGCCGAGCTTGCAACCCCCATGGGCTTTTGCCTGTTTAACAATGTTGCGATCGCAGCACGTCACGCGCAGCGCAATCACGGTGCGGAGCGTATAGCGATTGTCGATTGGGACGTACATCACGGCAATGGCACGCAGGATATTTTCAAGGATGACCCGAGCGTTCTGTTCTGCTCGACACACCAGTTTCCGCTTTTTCCCGGCACAGGCCGGAAAGATGAGGTGGGTGTCGGCAATATCGTCAATGCACCACTTTCGCCCAATACCGGCAGCCGAGAATTTCGTGAGGCATTGAATAGTCGCGTCCTGCCTGCTTTGGATGACTTCCAGCCGGATTTGATTCTTATTTCCGCTGGTTTCGATGCACATTTTCGCGATCCCCTTTCCGAGATTAATCTCGATGAAGCGGATTTCGACTGGGCAACGGGTAAGCTTATGGAACGCGCTGAACGGTTCTGCAATCACCGGCTGGTGAGCGTACTTGAAGGTGGATATGATCTTGAGGGCTTGTCGCAGTCCGCGTCTTCTCATATTACGCGGCTGTTGAAAGGATAA
- a CDS encoding pirin family protein codes for MSFFPCPDPVLGDKTSVDAIETLVIPRTSDIGGLEVRRALPTVRRRLVGPFIFFDRMGPAVLKDGDALDVRPHPHIGLSTVTYLFDGHIRHRDSLGTEMVIRPGDVNLMTAGRGIVHSERSPEEERNGPLSISGVQTWLALPEQFEEIDPDFYHTNSPDLPLMEDREFKGRLIIGSMHGVSSPVIQHAETLYADIDVLPGGRFHIPPTTEERAIYTLRGNVGIGGEVFPPDRLLAFRPGDDIVVHAGPDGAHFMLFGGAALGSKRYVWWNFVSSSKERIEQAKEEWRTGRFDIVPGDEEEFIPLPE; via the coding sequence ATGAGTTTTTTCCCCTGTCCTGACCCGGTTCTTGGCGACAAGACGTCCGTAGACGCGATCGAAACGCTGGTCATTCCGCGTACGAGCGATATTGGCGGGCTTGAAGTACGCCGTGCTTTGCCCACTGTGCGCAGGCGTTTGGTGGGACCATTCATCTTCTTCGATCGGATGGGGCCGGCAGTATTGAAGGATGGCGATGCGCTTGACGTCCGCCCGCATCCACATATTGGCCTGTCTACCGTGACCTATCTTTTTGATGGCCATATCCGGCATCGCGACAGTCTTGGCACTGAAATGGTGATCCGTCCGGGGGACGTAAACCTCATGACGGCTGGCCGTGGCATCGTGCATTCAGAGCGATCTCCTGAAGAAGAGCGCAACGGTCCCTTGTCAATTTCCGGTGTGCAGACATGGCTGGCGCTGCCAGAGCAATTTGAAGAAATCGATCCGGATTTCTATCACACAAATTCCCCTGATTTGCCGTTGATGGAAGACCGCGAATTTAAGGGACGCTTGATCATCGGCTCTATGCATGGCGTTTCTTCGCCGGTGATCCAGCACGCAGAAACACTTTATGCCGATATTGACGTGTTGCCCGGTGGCCGGTTCCATATCCCGCCAACAACGGAAGAGCGCGCGATTTATACGCTGCGTGGCAATGTTGGCATTGGTGGTGAAGTGTTCCCGCCTGATCGCTTGCTGGCATTCCGCCCGGGTGACGATATTGTGGTGCATGCTGGACCTGACGGCGCGCATTTCATGCTGTTTGGCGGCGCGGCGCTCGGTTCAAAACGTTACGTCTGGTGGAATTTCGTTTCGTCTTCCAAAGAACGTATTGAACAGGCTAAGGAAGAATGGCGTACGGGTCGCTTCGATATTGTTCCGGGCGACGAGGAAGAATTCATACCTTTGCCAGAATAA
- the aroC gene encoding chorismate synthase, with protein MSHNSFGHLFRVTTWGESHGIALGCVVDGCPPGITFTEAEIQSYLDKRKPGQSKYTTQRREPDQVRVLSGVLLGDDGVTMTTTGTPISMMIENTDQRSKDYGDIAKQYRPGHADYAYDVKYGIRDYRGGGRSSARETAARVAAGAIARKVVPGLQVRGALVSMGVHDIERARWDWNEVDNNPFFTPDAGSVEVFADYLDGIRKNGSSIGAIIEVVAEGVPAGIGAPIYGKLDQDIASYLMSINAVKGVEIGNGFEAARLTGEENADEMRIGNDGQPMFLSNQAGGVLGGIATGAPVVARFAVKPTSSILTPRKSIDKDGKEVDVMTKGRHDPCVGIRAVPIGEAMVACAIADHYLRHRGQTGRI; from the coding sequence ATGTCTCATAACAGTTTCGGTCATCTGTTCCGCGTAACAACCTGGGGTGAAAGCCACGGAATTGCGCTTGGTTGCGTTGTGGACGGCTGCCCTCCGGGTATCACCTTTACCGAAGCCGAAATTCAGTCTTATCTCGACAAGCGCAAGCCCGGCCAGTCGAAATACACCACCCAGCGCCGTGAGCCAGATCAGGTTCGTGTGTTGTCAGGTGTGCTTCTGGGTGATGATGGCGTCACCATGACCACCACTGGCACGCCGATTTCCATGATGATCGAAAACACCGATCAGCGCTCCAAGGACTACGGTGATATTGCCAAGCAATATCGCCCGGGCCACGCCGATTATGCCTATGACGTCAAATATGGCATTCGCGATTATCGCGGAGGTGGGCGTTCTTCGGCGCGTGAAACCGCGGCACGTGTAGCGGCTGGTGCCATTGCGCGCAAAGTTGTCCCCGGTCTGCAGGTGCGTGGTGCGCTTGTCTCGATGGGTGTCCATGACATTGAGCGCGCGCGCTGGGACTGGAATGAAGTCGATAACAATCCATTCTTTACGCCAGACGCCGGTTCCGTTGAAGTTTTTGCGGACTATCTGGATGGCATCCGTAAGAATGGCTCTTCCATTGGCGCGATTATTGAAGTCGTGGCCGAAGGTGTGCCTGCGGGTATTGGTGCGCCAATCTATGGCAAGCTCGATCAGGATATTGCAAGCTATCTCATGTCAATCAACGCTGTGAAGGGCGTTGAAATTGGCAATGGCTTTGAAGCTGCTCGCCTGACTGGTGAAGAAAATGCCGACGAAATGCGCATTGGCAATGACGGTCAGCCGATGTTCCTGTCCAATCAGGCAGGCGGCGTTCTGGGTGGGATTGCAACCGGTGCGCCTGTGGTGGCGCGCTTTGCAGTCAAGCCCACATCGTCGATCCTGACACCGCGCAAGTCCATTGATAAGGACGGCAAGGAAGTGGATGTTATGACCAAGGGGCGGCATGATCCTTGCGTGGGTATCCGCGCTGTGCCGATTGGCGAAGCGATGGTCGCTTGTGCAATTGCCGATCATTATCTGCGCCATCGTGGACAGACGGGTCGGATTTAA